GTTGCGCATTATTATAAAACAGACGACATCATTTTTGCAAAAGTTCTTTTACTATCCCCTTGCTTTTCCATTCGGGAAGGGAGTTAAGATAAGACACATCCCGGCATTCCCGGGTATCTGTGCCCTGTGAGGATGGAGATAGATCATCCGGTCCGTGACAACGAGTCCGAGTTTCTGTATCCTCTGGTTGAAAATTCTTCTTGAGAACCCAGGCAGTCCCGATATGGCTTCCAATTCCAAGCCATATATTTTGTCGTCTTTAAGATTTTGCGCTGTTATCCCCGTCATCCGGCAGCAAATGTCTTTTCGCCTACGTTATGCTGTAGCACTTCTTCTATGGATGTTTTCTACTCCTTTAACCACCTTTTTGTACAGGTTACCTCCTTTGTCTGCTTCAACGAGACTCTTTCTTAAAGACGGATCCCGGAGAACCTTGGAAATACGGGACAACATCTGGAGATGCAGGCTCGCTGAGTCCTCTGGAGCAATAAGCAAAAAAATTATATGGACCGGATTGTGGTCTATCGCATCAAAGTCGACGCCTCCTTTCGATCTTCCAAAAGCGCATAAAATATTCTTTATACCTTTGAGTTTACCATGCGGTATGGCTACTCCGTCGCCAATCCCTGTGCTTCCGAGTTTTTCCCGTTCCAGAACCACGCTTACGGTCTTCTCCGCATCTTGGACCAGATTCGCTTCCTTCAAGGTGTTGACCAGCTCGAAGATAACTTCTTTTCTTGTGGTGCCCTTCAGGTCACTCAACACGCATTGTTGCAGCAAAACATCTTCTATGGTCATAGGATCTTCCCCTGAGTTTCAATGAGGCTGAAATTCCCGTCCTTTCTTTTATAGATGACGCAAATATTCCCGCGTTCCCGGTCGCTGAATATCATAAAACTGTCCCCTGAAGCTTCAAGTTGCATCGTCGCTTCCTCAGGGTCCATGGGTTTTGCATCTACCGTCTTTGCGGCAATGATCTTAGATACCGCTTCCGTCTGCGTCGAAGCGCCGCTCTTTGGTCTCAATTCCCGATACTTCTTTAGTTTGTCCCTGAATCGTGTTAGTCTCCTTTCGAGCTTGTCCACGATATTGTCAACTGCAGCGTGCATGTCGTCCGTTACTTCATGGGCGTTGATAACCACCCCGTTGATGATGAACATCACATCAATTCTATGTCTGTATTTTCTCTCAAGTGAGAGAACTGCGTGAACGTCAAGAGGCATCTCAACATACTTCTGAAGTTTCGCGATCTTTTCTTTTACGTACTTCTTAATCTCGTCTTCGGGACTGATGTGTCGGAAGCTTATTGTAATATCCATAATCCCTCCACAGATAAGATAAGGTCTGCACATTCCAACCCTGATACGAAGGTAACAGATAAACTACACCATGTCAATCCAAATTCGTTGTAAGTATTAAGTTGTCAGGTGTCAACTGTCGGACGCATCCATCAACGATT
The genomic region above belongs to Syntrophobacterales bacterium and contains:
- the raiA gene encoding ribosome-associated translation inhibitor RaiA, giving the protein MDITISFRHISPEDEIKKYVKEKIAKLQKYVEMPLDVHAVLSLERKYRHRIDVMFIINGVVINAHEVTDDMHAAVDNIVDKLERRLTRFRDKLKKYRELRPKSGASTQTEAVSKIIAAKTVDAKPMDPEEATMQLEASGDSFMIFSDRERGNICVIYKRKDGNFSLIETQGKIL
- a CDS encoding PTS sugar transporter subunit IIA → MTIEDVLLQQCVLSDLKGTTRKEVIFELVNTLKEANLVQDAEKTVSVVLEREKLGSTGIGDGVAIPHGKLKGIKNILCAFGRSKGGVDFDAIDHNPVHIIFLLIAPEDSASLHLQMLSRISKVLRDPSLRKSLVEADKGGNLYKKVVKGVENIHRRSATA